A genomic segment from Phragmites australis chromosome 6, lpPhrAust1.1, whole genome shotgun sequence encodes:
- the LOC133923103 gene encoding LOW QUALITY PROTEIN: uncharacterized protein LOC133923103 (The sequence of the model RefSeq protein was modified relative to this genomic sequence to represent the inferred CDS: inserted 4 bases in 3 codons), protein MSYNTREEQKHEKRAEVQRRRGEEKQQRDAWRGEEKQREVRDTGFMDHEAVGIGDEEDADNDDLMPTIQYIRGASADVIYFCIFARNGAVAAHSIPSSRILRLQSPTTARAAAARTTPCTHPLPDELQLVXHPPYNHIRVADVSPRAAGHPLAGARLLLDAPGNVHSLSFPHRPHCPLNATYFNSFATLPPLFPPLSLSVLGFGAGSAARALLHFFPDXSVHGWELDPFVLAVARDFFGLAELEKDHAARLFIHVGDALETKAPPSWFGGALVDLFANGSVVPELQEADTWSQVRGMVVRGGRVMVNCGGGRVEAEEEGRDGEAVKDATLRTTSAAFEEGMVSVMDVDESCVAMSGPPVTAPEEAALWXPELRHFVDMWRPYNGKSGESTS, encoded by the exons ATGAGCTACAACACGAGAGAAGAGCAGAAGCATGAGAAGAGAGCAGAAGtgcaaaggaggagaggagaggagaagcagcaacGCGACgcgtggagaggagaggagaagcagcgagAGGTGAGAG ATACAGGATTCATGGATCATGAAGCCGTTGGTATtggggatgaagaagatgctgacaatgatgacctgATGCCGACGATCCAGTACATTCGTGGTGCTT CGGCGGATGTAATCTACTTTTGCATTTTTGCCCGCAATGGCGCTGTCGCTGCCCACTCCATCCCGAGCAGTCGTATCCTTCGTCTCCAATCCCCCACcaccgcccgcgccgccgccgctagaACCACCCCTTGCACCCACCCCCTCCCCGACGAGCTCCAGCTTG CGCACCCCCCCTACAACCACATCCGCGTGGCTGACGTCTCCCCGCGTGCCGCCGGTCACCCCCTCGCTGGggcccgcctcctcctcgacgcgCCCGGCAACGTCCACTCCCTCTCCTTCCCGCACCGACCCCACTGTCCCCTCAACGCCACCTACTTCAACTCCTTCGCCACGCTCCCGCCTCTCTTCccgcccctctccctctccgtccTCGGCTTTGGGGCCGGCTCCGCTGCCCGCGCTCTCCTCCACTTTTTCCCGGA CTCCGTGCACGGTTGGGAGCTCGACCCCTTTGTCCTCGCCGTGGCCCGTGACTTCTTTGGCCTCGCCGAGCTCGAGAAGGACCACGCCGCCCGCCTGTTCATCCACGTCGGCGACGCGCTCGAGACCAAGGCCCCTCCCAGCTGGTTCGGCGGCGCGTTGGTGGACCTGTTCGCCAACGGTAGCGTTGTGCCGGAGCTCCAAGAAGCGGACACATGGAGCCAGGTGCGCGGGATGGTGGTGCGCGGAGGGAGGGTGATGGTGAACTGCGGCGGGGGGCGCGTggaagcggaggaggagggaaggGACGGCGAGGCGGTTAAGGACGCCACGTTACGGACGACGTCCGCGGCGTTCGAGGAGGGGATGGTGTCGGTGATGGATGTGGATGAAAGCTGTGTGGCAATGTCCGGGCCGCCGGTGACGGCACCGGAGGAGGCAGCCTTGT AACCGGAGTTGCGGCATTTTGTGGATATGTGGAGGCCGTACAATGGCAAAAGTGGTGAATCAACTAGCTGA